In a single window of the Entelurus aequoreus isolate RoL-2023_Sb linkage group LG16, RoL_Eaeq_v1.1, whole genome shotgun sequence genome:
- the LOC133631416 gene encoding transmembrane protein 200A: MIATGGLLRMNRRQDSLRSKNRAENKKKRKSKKKKKNDVVVVKGKLKLCSPAGLVAAAGVVVLIVGISMAILGYWPSQNQQQYQDRRRTGVYNRLSFSQSQNVSSNAGRNPSNQTKLLNHSHSNSSDLTPSARCGFLCDFLDNHLYSDNLKVFGPLVMGIGIFLFICANAVLHENRDKKTKIINLRDIYSTVIDLHSVRSKEYSPLNGLVNYTQSKSAEGPSVSHPPSVMHTRSSWPSTGLNLRGDLGGDEVFRRPSLASRTQSWSKDVQTFTDTVYSIYKDYSNSSEEAPQPRQWETTSIVTSSVNAFTLPVIKLNNCEVEASENVAEGHSEEGVVIEAGNISEEARIDETDAKEMEHSATSSPSPRQSHEDIPTTDHQGARQDPPQWTQLFPPSPVARAMGSRLSLNSLTDQPRSARRCSLSAVVCRQGDRGRRFSCPRLERSNSKGYIKLSDLGGESFEAPDTSLANTEQGIAAAGEAQGEEGLSTPSGSAES, translated from the coding sequence ATGATCGCCACCGGCGGCCTGCTGCGCATGAACCGGCGCCAGGATTCCCTGCGCTCCAAGAACCGCGCTGAAAACAAGAAGAAGCGGAAatccaagaagaagaagaagaatgacgTGGTGGTGGTGAAGGGCAAGCTCAAGCTATGCTCGCCGGCCGGTTTGGTGGCGGCCGCCGGTGTTGTGGTTCTCATCGTGGGGATTTCCATGGCCATACTGGGCTACTGGCCCAGCCAGAACCAGCAGCAGTACCAAGATCGCCGCAGGACTGGAGTGTACAACAGGTTGAGTTTCTCCCAAAGTCAAAATGTTTCCTCCAACGCCGGCCGAAACCCTTCCAACCAGACCAAGCTCTTGAACCACAGCCATTCCAACAGCAGCGACCTGACCCCCTCCGCCCGGTGTGGCTTCCTCTGCGACTTCCTGGATAACCACCTTTACTCTGACAACCTCAAAGTCTTTGGACCGCTGGTGATGGGAATCGGGATTTTCCTTTTCATCTGCGCCAACGCAGTCCTCCACGAGAACCGAGACAAGAAAACCAAAATCATTAACCTGAGGGATATCTACTCCACGGTAATAGACCTGCACAGTGTTCGCTCCAAGGAGTACTCGCCGCTCAATGGTTTGGTGAATTATACCCAGTCCAAGAGCGCAGAGGGTCCGTCGGTCTCCCACCCCCCGAGCGTGATGCATACTCGCAGCTCCTGGCCCTCCACTGGACTAAATCTGCGCGGTGACCTCGGCGGGGATGAGGTCTTCAGACGTCCGTCATTGGCCAGCCGCACACAGAGCTGGTCCAAAGATGTCCAGACCTTCACGGACACGGTCTACAGCATCTATAAGGACTATAGCAACAGCAGCGAGGAGGCCCCGCAGCCACGACAGTGGGAGACCACCTCCATTGTCACCTCCTCCGTCAATGCCTTCACCCTCCCAGTCATCAAACTGAACAACTGCGAGGTGGAGGCGTCTGAGAATGTGGCGGAGGGGCACTCTGAAGAAGGCGTGGTCATCGAGGCGGGAAATATTAGTGAAGAAGCACGTATTGACGAGACTGACGCCAAAGAGATGGAGCACTCTGCGACGAGTTCACCGTCACCTCGGCAGTCACATGAGGACATACCCACAACTGACCACCAGGGTGCGAGACAGGACCCGCCGCAGTGGACACAGCTGTTTCCTCCGTCCCCAGTTGCCAGGGCAATGGGGTCGCGGCTATCTCTCAACTCGCTCACGGATCAGCCCCGCTCCGCCCGGCGCTGCAGCCTGTCGGCGGTCGTGTGTCGTCAAGGTGACAGGGGCAGGCGTTTCAGCTGCCCCCGCTTGGAGCGCTCCAACAGCAAGGGCTACATCAAACTGAGTGACCTTGGGGGCGAGTCCTTTGAAGCCCCGGATACTTCTTTAGCCAACACCGAGCAGGGCATAGCAGCGGCTGGCGAAGCTCAGGGAGAAGAGGGGCTGTCCACCCCCAGCGGCTCTGCGGAATCGTGA